The following is a genomic window from Acidimicrobiales bacterium.
CGTTGTCGTACCAGCCCAGCACCTTGACCAGGTTGCCCTGCGACATGGTGAGCCCCGAGTCGAAGGTGACCGAGGCCGGGCTGCCCACGATGTCCGAGCTGACCAGCGGGTCCTCGGAGTAGGCCAGCACCTTGGCCAGCGGGCCGCTGGCCGCCGCCGCGGCGTAGGCGGCGTTGACCTCCTCGACCGTGGCCTCGGTCTTCAGCAGGCCCGTGAAGTCGGTGATGGAGCCGGTGGGCACCGGGACCCGGAGGGAGGTGCCGTCCAGCTTGCCCTGCATGGCCTGGAGCACCAGGCCGGTGGCCCGGGCCGCGCCGGTGGAGGTGGGCACGATGTTGATGGCCGCGGCGCGGGCCCGGCGCAGGTCGCTGTGGGGCCCGTCGACGAGCTGCTGGTCACCGGTGTAGGCGTGGATGGTGTTCATGAGGCCCTTCTCCACGCCGAAGGCGTCGTCGAGGACCTTGATCATCGGCACGAAGCAGTTCGTGGTGCACGAGGCGTTCGAGATCACCTTGTGCGCCTCGGTGTCGAACGTGTCGTCGTTGACGCCGACCACGAACGTGGCGTCGGCGTTGGTCGCTGGAGCCGAGACGATGACGTACGGCGCGCCGGCGGTGAGGTGGGCGGCCGCCGCGTCGCGGGTGGTGAAGAAGCCGGTGGACTCGATGACGACGTCGACGCCGAGATCACCCCAGGGAAGGTTGGCGGGGTCGCGCTCGGCGAGCACCTTGAGCTGGTCGCCGTCGACCACGAGCCCGTCGTCGTTCGCCT
Proteins encoded in this region:
- the gap gene encoding type I glyceraldehyde-3-phosphate dehydrogenase, producing the protein MSVRVGINGFGRIGRNFFRAAKKQGADIDFVAVNDLGSIDVMAYLLEHDSVMGRLDATVEANDDGLVVDGDQLKVLAERDPANLPWGDLGVDVVIESTGFFTTRDAAAAHLTAGAPYVIVSAPATNADATFVVGVNDDTFDTEAHKVISNASCTTNCFVPMIKVLDDAFGVEKGLMNTIHAYTGDQQLVDGPHSDLRRARAAAINIVPTSTGAARATGLVLQAMQGKLDGTSLRVPVPTGSITDFTGLLKTEATVEEVNAAYAAAAASGPLAKVLAYSEDPLVSSDIVGSPASVTFDSGLTMSQGNLVKVLGWYDNEWGYSNRLVDLALIVGAANQ